The following proteins come from a genomic window of Nothobranchius furzeri strain GRZ-AD chromosome 1, NfurGRZ-RIMD1, whole genome shotgun sequence:
- the dnd1 gene encoding dead end protein 1, with amino-acid sequence MERKTVSIKRVEALDAWLSETKTQLKQINGQRKYGGPPEDWDGPTPGARCEIFISQIPRDTYEDVLIPLFSSVGPLWEFRLMMNFSGENRGFAYAKYGTVDQATNAIHLLHKYKLEPGCRLSVCRSREKNCISIGDLPATTRQEDLLQVLRVLAEGVETLSLQAGPGINGVTAIVSFSSHHAASMAKRVLMEDFKKFFSLDVSIKWQLVEKQAEHWYTQKAPKSVLPPDSTPIPGFCRAVGGPTATSSSLPGYPPSQGCLVFAASPGLLLCKMCEELGLGQPLVEIYYSHTRPDGFLHFTYMVHIPKMSKTFKGMVKILPGPNALKEAETAAAQQVLERIRNLAAGTPAHHLQF; translated from the exons ACCGTCAGCATTAAGCGAGTGGAGGCTCTGGACGCCTGGCTGTCTGAAACTAAAACACAGCTGAAACAAATTAATGGCCAGAGAAAATATGGAGGACCTCCTGAAG ATTGGGATGGCCCCACCCCAGGAGCTCGCTGTGAGATCTTCATCAGCCAGATCCCAAGGGATACCTATGAGGATGTGCTGATCCCTCTGTTCAGCTCCGTGGGGCCACTCTGGGAGTTCAGGCTCATGATGAACTTTAGTGGAGAGAACCGAGGCTTTGCATATGCCAAATATGGGACGGTTGATCAAGCTACCAATGccatccatctgctgcacaaatacaagctggagcctggctgccgCCTCAGTGTGTGCCGTAGCAGAGAGAAAAACTGTATTTCTATTGGAGATCTGCCAGCTACCACCAGGCAAGAAGACCTGCTGCAG GTGCTGCGAGTGCTGGCAGAAGGGGTTGAGACACTTTCCCTCCAAGCTGGGCCTGGCATCAATGGGGTGACTGCCATTGTTTCTTTCTCCTCGCATCATGCAGCATCAATGGCCAAGAGGGTGCTGATGGAAG ATTTCAAGAAATTTTTTTCTCTGGATGTCTCCATCAAGTGGCAGTTAGTAGAGAAACAAGCTGAGCACTGGTATACTCAGAAAGCTCCTAAGAGTGTACTCCCTCCAGACTCAACACCCATTCCAGGGTTCTGCAGAGCAGTGGGGGGTCCGACTGCCACCTCGTCCTCTCTCCCTGGATACCCTCCCTCCCAGGGATGTTTGGTGTTTGCAGCATCCCCAGGCCTGCTCCTTTGCAAGATGTGTGAGGAATTGGGGTTAGGCCAACCACTGGTTGAAATATACTACAGTCACACCAGGCCAGATGGGTTCCTGCATTTCACCTACATGGTGCACATTCCAAAGATGAGCAAGACATTCAAGGGGATGGTCAAGATTTTACCAGGACCCAATGCACTGAAAGAAGCTGAGACAGCTGCAGCCCAGCAAGTTCTGGAGAGGATCAGAAACCTGGCTGCTGGAACACCTGCTCATCACCTCCAGTTCTGA